A window from Peptococcaceae bacterium 1198_IL3148 encodes these proteins:
- a CDS encoding FxsA family protein has protein sequence MIGRLLLLFLFIPFIELMVIIKVGHWIGLWPTLTLLIAMGLLGFILLRSQGLTVINKIKSDLSRGVPPGQGLMEGFLILVGGIFLIIPGLISDLMGLICVFPPTRNRIGNLLFPWLINKFFNNSRWYIHRWK, from the coding sequence GTGATTGGCCGCTTACTGTTGTTGTTTTTATTTATCCCCTTTATAGAATTAATGGTGATAATTAAAGTAGGTCATTGGATAGGTCTTTGGCCTACGCTAACTTTACTCATCGCAATGGGTCTATTGGGATTTATTCTGCTCAGATCCCAAGGCCTCACGGTGATTAATAAAATCAAAAGTGATTTATCCAGAGGCGTACCTCCCGGCCAGGGCTTAATGGAAGGATTTCTAATATTAGTGGGGGGGATTTTTTTAATAATTCCCGGCCTAATCAGCGATTTGATGGGTTTAATTTGCGTATTTCCGCCCACCAGAAACAGAATTGGAAACTTGCTTTTTCCATGGCTTATAAATAAGTTTTTTAATAATTCCCGCTGGTATATACACCGCTGGAAATAA
- a CDS encoding helix-turn-helix domain-containing protein, with translation MEEFIRSRVPWTTEPSLVTKTEEVGINFDKFIDGLKNDKTDAEMAKEFGVTEKTVSYLRDHFITHGIGSTMGQD, from the coding sequence GTGGAAGAATTTATTCGTTCGCGGGTACCCTGGACGACAGAACCAAGTTTAGTAACTAAAACTGAAGAGGTTGGCATTAACTTTGACAAATTCATCGATGGACTAAAAAATGACAAAACAGATGCTGAAATGGCTAAAGAATTTGGTGTAACTGAAAAAACTGTGTCCTATTTGAGAGACCATTTTATCACCCATGGCATTGGTTCTACAATGGGTCAAGATTAA
- a CDS encoding YtrH family sporulation protein, whose protein sequence is MTFEQKMVIIFFTALGVVLGASLIGSAAAIFVKQPPATTMVRLADEIKIWAIVAAIGGTFTAIEVLESGIFDGEFRAVIKQLLYVLSGFAGAQIGYFLILYLAGGKH, encoded by the coding sequence GTGACCTTTGAACAAAAGATGGTCATCATTTTTTTTACTGCCTTAGGAGTGGTTTTAGGGGCATCTTTAATTGGTTCTGCTGCCGCAATATTTGTAAAGCAACCACCGGCAACCACAATGGTAAGATTGGCTGATGAAATAAAGATCTGGGCGATAGTGGCTGCCATTGGCGGCACCTTTACTGCCATTGAGGTGTTGGAATCAGGAATCTTTGATGGCGAGTTTAGAGCGGTGATCAAGCAATTGCTGTACGTATTAAGTGGTTTTGCCGGGGCGCAGATCGGTTATTTTCTAATACTCTATTTGGCTGGTGGCAAACATTGA
- the eam gene encoding glutamate 2,3-aminomutase, producing the protein MALHPMPKGILTDKEKRGIALNRAEELRLKILDYLKEKDTIKTGFDLQDQIQQRKQLILEVLGASEEQWNDWKWQMANRIRDVETLAKIFNINKQDRDNIEQVGAKYRWAISPYYLSLLQYNLADPLWMQSVPSRLELQNDFGTDDPMGEEFTSPAPCITRRYPDRLIINVTNQCAMYCRHCQRRRNIGEIDRNKSKHMLEEALDYIRANKEIRDVLITGGDALLLSDNMLDWLLGELDKIDHVEIKRLGTRTLVTLPQRITPQLCAILEKHPPVYINSQYNHPREITPEAKTACDRLIKAGVVLGNQAVLLKGINNNPHVMKKLNQQLLKIRVKPYYIFHAKAVTGTGHFITSVDEGMEIMDKLRGYTSGLAVPTYIINAPKGYGKTPILPQYLLNKAENEVVLRTWEKRVIHYQTKH; encoded by the coding sequence ATGGCGTTACATCCGATGCCAAAGGGCATTTTAACCGACAAAGAAAAGCGTGGAATAGCATTAAACCGTGCAGAGGAATTGAGATTAAAAATTCTCGACTATTTAAAAGAGAAAGACACTATTAAAACAGGCTTTGATTTACAAGATCAAATTCAACAGCGAAAACAACTGATCCTAGAGGTACTTGGCGCCAGCGAAGAACAATGGAACGATTGGAAATGGCAAATGGCCAATCGAATACGAGATGTAGAAACCCTGGCAAAAATATTTAATATCAACAAACAAGATAGGGACAATATTGAGCAGGTGGGGGCTAAATATCGCTGGGCAATATCTCCATATTATTTGAGTTTATTGCAATATAACTTGGCAGACCCGCTTTGGATGCAATCGGTACCCAGCCGATTGGAATTACAAAATGATTTCGGTACCGACGATCCCATGGGTGAGGAATTTACATCCCCGGCCCCTTGTATAACCAGGCGCTACCCAGATCGGTTGATTATTAATGTTACAAACCAATGCGCAATGTACTGTCGTCATTGCCAACGCAGACGAAATATTGGCGAAATAGACCGAAATAAAAGTAAGCATATGCTGGAAGAGGCGTTGGATTACATTAGAGCTAACAAAGAAATTAGAGATGTGTTAATAACAGGTGGAGATGCTCTTTTGTTATCTGACAATATGTTAGATTGGCTGCTAGGGGAGTTAGATAAAATTGACCATGTAGAAATTAAGCGCCTAGGAACCAGGACATTGGTGACATTGCCACAACGTATTACGCCCCAGTTGTGTGCAATATTAGAAAAACACCCACCCGTATATATCAATTCCCAGTATAATCATCCCAGAGAAATTACTCCTGAGGCAAAGACAGCCTGCGACAGGTTAATTAAAGCAGGTGTGGTCTTAGGCAACCAGGCTGTATTGTTGAAGGGTATCAATAACAATCCACATGTAATGAAAAAGTTAAATCAGCAGTTACTGAAGATTCGCGTTAAGCCTTATTATATCTTCCATGCCAAGGCTGTAACTGGCACCGGTCACTTTATAACTTCAGTAGATGAAGGAATGGAAATAATGGATAAACTGCGAGGTTACACTTCAGGGCTTGCTGTACCTACCTATATAATAAATGCACCAAAGGGTTATGGAAAAACTCCGATATTACCTCAGTATCTGTTAAACAAAGCAGAAAATGAGGTGGTACTGCGCACTTGGGAAAAAAGAGTAATTCATTATCAAACTAAACATTAG
- the cobU gene encoding bifunctional adenosylcobinamide kinase/adenosylcobinamide-phosphate guanylyltransferase, with the protein MKNTLKSKFILVLGGARSGKINFAERFAANISENVANIVTAPITEEEMVRRNHIYKVKRPGHWVTYEETRNIVQLMDKLKDEPQVILLDCLTSWLSNLLINSTTSSTGISWPDKENYILKEVEKLGRLTENSLATIIVVANEVSWGLVPDNRLGKAFRDVAGAANQILAQYADEVYLIVAGIPIEIKSLAIRQV; encoded by the coding sequence GTGAAAAATACCCTAAAAAGTAAATTTATATTGGTACTGGGTGGTGCACGCAGTGGAAAAATTAATTTTGCAGAGAGATTTGCTGCCAATATCTCGGAAAATGTAGCCAATATTGTTACAGCACCGATAACTGAAGAAGAAATGGTCAGGCGAAATCATATTTACAAAGTAAAAAGGCCTGGTCATTGGGTGACCTATGAAGAAACCAGAAATATAGTTCAATTAATGGATAAACTAAAGGATGAACCCCAGGTAATATTGTTAGATTGTTTAACATCATGGTTATCTAACCTGTTAATAAATTCCACTACCTCCTCAACTGGAATCTCATGGCCTGATAAAGAAAATTATATTTTAAAAGAAGTGGAAAAGCTAGGGCGCTTAACAGAAAATTCCTTAGCTACCATTATTGTTGTGGCTAACGAAGTGAGTTGGGGATTAGTGCCAGATAATCGATTGGGTAAAGCTTTTCGTGATGTGGCCGGAGCAGCTAATCAAATATTGGCGCAATACGCTGATGAAGTTTATTTAATTGTGGCAGGGATACCGATAGAAATTAAATCCCTTGCTATCCGGCAAGTTTAA
- a CDS encoding HD domain-containing protein: protein MITNRIRQFFSAIFSNITEEDQLFLKKHLQPNEQALFMAMDVPTQKHCLNVAYSCQHLLEKQTGINRTLLLRSALLHDCGKLAGEVKTWHRVIFVVVNKLLPTLRDKLIQRGQSGSRCSLCRAFYINSIHSARGAYFAQQADVELPVIVLIKEHHNGNIKYPPELLILQQADELN, encoded by the coding sequence ATGATTACTAATAGAATTAGACAGTTTTTTTCTGCCATTTTCAGTAATATTACCGAAGAGGACCAGCTGTTCTTAAAGAAACATCTTCAGCCTAACGAACAGGCTTTATTTATGGCCATGGATGTACCCACCCAAAAACACTGTTTAAACGTAGCCTATAGTTGCCAACATCTGCTTGAAAAACAAACTGGCATTAACAGGACCCTATTATTGCGATCAGCTTTACTACACGATTGTGGCAAACTAGCCGGCGAGGTAAAAACATGGCATCGGGTAATATTTGTGGTGGTGAATAAACTTTTGCCCACGCTAAGGGATAAGCTGATCCAACGTGGACAAAGTGGTTCCAGGTGTAGTTTGTGTCGAGCTTTTTATATAAATTCTATCCACAGTGCCAGAGGTGCCTATTTTGCACAACAGGCCGATGTTGAATTACCAGTGATAGTGCTCATCAAAGAACATCACAATGGTAATATTAAATATCCACCTGAATTGTTAATATTGCAGCAAGCAGACGAATTGAATTAA
- a CDS encoding translation initiation factor 2 encodes MTENELVRYLQHRVQELEEKVEQLRLSRRVLMNLIEKIEKEKNDLFAKLEKENKKLQTNNYKYAKSLLNKNRIIMELETKLKYRTNSK; translated from the coding sequence TTGACCGAGAATGAACTAGTTCGCTATCTTCAGCATAGAGTCCAAGAACTGGAAGAAAAGGTTGAACAATTGAGGCTCAGTCGGCGGGTATTAATGAATTTAATCGAGAAAATAGAAAAAGAAAAAAACGACCTTTTCGCTAAACTGGAAAAGGAAAATAAAAAGTTACAAACCAATAATTACAAATATGCAAAATCTTTACTTAATAAAAATAGAATTATTATGGAACTGGAAACTAAGCTAAAGTACCGAACTAATTCTAAATAA
- a CDS encoding LL-diaminopimelate aminotransferase encodes MLIAKRMDKLSSAIFAEMNSRKQQLEAKGMRVINLGIGSPDRSPAPHIIEAMQRSLQMPDAYTYPIGGKPELHQALAHWYQSRFGVTLNPENEVLVLMGSQDGLAHIAMAYIDPGDIALVPDPGYPIYSASILLAQGEIVPMPLRAENNFLPNYEAIPEDVAQRAKLMWLNYPNNPVAAVADYNFFEKTVTFAKKHDILVCHDVAYSELAFDGYRPISFLQVPGAKDVGIEFYSTSKTYNMAGCRCGFAVGNAEVIAALAKIKSNIDYGVFSVVQAGAIAALNGPQDCVLENARVYQKRRDILVNGLAAIGWYMPKPQASMFIWAPLPEGYTNSKEFAIELLETTGVLVIPGNAFGNEGEGYVRIALVQPEEELREAVKRISQHYNFKN; translated from the coding sequence ATGTTAATTGCTAAACGTATGGACAAATTATCCTCGGCAATATTTGCTGAAATGAATAGCAGAAAGCAACAATTGGAAGCCAAAGGGATGCGAGTAATTAATCTTGGCATTGGCAGTCCAGATCGTAGCCCCGCTCCACATATTATAGAAGCAATGCAAAGGTCTCTACAAATGCCCGATGCCTATACATATCCAATTGGTGGTAAACCTGAATTACATCAGGCGCTGGCCCATTGGTATCAAAGCAGATTTGGTGTTACCCTTAATCCTGAAAACGAAGTTTTGGTGTTGATGGGCTCCCAAGATGGCCTGGCCCATATTGCCATGGCATACATTGATCCAGGCGATATAGCATTGGTGCCTGACCCGGGTTACCCAATTTATTCCGCCAGCATATTGTTGGCCCAGGGCGAAATTGTGCCGATGCCATTGCGGGCGGAAAATAATTTTTTGCCCAATTATGAGGCCATTCCGGAGGATGTGGCCCAAAGGGCGAAACTAATGTGGTTAAATTACCCCAATAATCCGGTGGCAGCAGTGGCAGATTATAATTTCTTTGAGAAAACGGTGACTTTTGCCAAAAAACATGACATTTTGGTTTGTCACGATGTGGCATATTCGGAATTGGCTTTTGATGGTTATCGCCCCATCAGTTTTTTACAAGTACCCGGGGCGAAAGATGTTGGCATTGAGTTTTACTCAACTTCTAAAACCTATAACATGGCTGGTTGTAGATGCGGGTTTGCCGTGGGCAACGCAGAGGTGATTGCAGCCTTGGCTAAGATAAAATCAAATATTGATTATGGTGTTTTCAGCGTGGTACAAGCAGGTGCCATAGCTGCTTTAAACGGCCCCCAGGACTGTGTATTAGAAAACGCCCGAGTATACCAAAAACGTAGAGATATATTGGTAAATGGCTTGGCAGCTATTGGTTGGTACATGCCTAAGCCCCAGGCGTCAATGTTTATCTGGGCACCGCTGCCTGAGGGATATACCAATTCCAAGGAATTTGCCATTGAGTTGTTAGAAACCACAGGGGTGCTAGTGATCCCTGGCAATGCTTTTGGTAACGAAGGGGAAGGCTATGTGCGCATTGCCCTAGTACAACCAGAGGAAGAGCTAAGGGAAGCGGTTAAACGGATTAGCCAACATTACAATTTTAAAAACTAA
- a CDS encoding PHP domain-containing protein — translation MAADLHIHTTISDGTDTPEQIVKQALALGLDAIAITDHDIMDGAIIASRVATGKNITVLSGVEISCYYNTDEVHILGYFDQVVSSELTKTLAEMRNFRWQRAKLIVEKLKHVGINIKWQRIREIAGDGSVGRPHIADALVEKKIVPNRETAFKKYIGTGCPAYVPRKKISPIEAIDLITQSKGVAVLAHPGTINSQFFSQIGQWIKHGLHGIEVWHPHHSVMQSQYFLNQAKALDLIPTGGSDYHGLKHASCNSLGAVTAPMESVERIIELL, via the coding sequence GTGGCTGCAGATTTGCATATTCATACCACAATCTCTGATGGTACTGATACTCCTGAGCAGATAGTAAAACAGGCTTTGGCTTTGGGTTTAGATGCCATTGCCATTACTGATCACGACATAATGGACGGGGCAATAATAGCCAGTAGAGTAGCCACTGGTAAAAATATCACTGTCTTGTCAGGGGTAGAAATTAGCTGCTATTATAATACTGATGAGGTACACATCCTAGGATATTTTGACCAGGTTGTTAGTTCAGAGCTCACTAAAACCCTTGCGGAAATGCGAAACTTTAGATGGCAAAGGGCTAAGCTGATTGTTGAAAAACTAAAGCATGTTGGCATTAATATTAAGTGGCAGCGGATTCGGGAAATTGCCGGTGACGGTTCTGTGGGCAGGCCCCACATTGCTGATGCCCTGGTGGAAAAAAAGATAGTTCCCAACAGAGAGACTGCCTTTAAAAAATATATTGGCACCGGGTGTCCTGCCTATGTACCGCGTAAAAAGATTAGCCCAATAGAAGCCATTGATTTAATAACTCAGTCCAAGGGGGTTGCGGTATTAGCTCATCCCGGCACAATTAATAGCCAATTTTTTTCACAGATAGGACAATGGATAAAGCATGGATTACATGGCATCGAAGTATGGCATCCCCACCATAGTGTTATGCAATCACAGTATTTTTTAAATCAAGCTAAAGCATTAGATCTGATACCCACCGGCGGATCAGATTATCATGGTTTAAAACATGCCTCTTGTAATAGTTTGGGTGCAGTAACTGCACCTATGGAATCAGTAGAGCGGATAATAGAATTACTTTAA
- a CDS encoding dipeptidase encodes MDKELHQSTVLLDAHCDTLLKLHQHKKSLGDNLTNGHIDLGKLKAGGVNVQFFAIFIDPDYGEARGCQRALELIDVYYQQCDQYQDQIVPATSSNDIRLAVQNKQIATVLAIEGGEALGGKLHMLRIYHLLGVRCLTLTWNGRNSIADGVGEGQTKSGLTKFGQSVVKEMNHLGMIIDVSHISETGFWDVVKLTHQPLVATHSNCAALCQHPRNLTDQQIKAIAATNGVIGITLVPQFVSPEKPTIESYIDHIDHVANLLGNTKHIGIGTDFDGVDKTIPEIYDCSMLPLIAEKLLHRGYSKDDINNILSGNFLRVFSDVVG; translated from the coding sequence TTGGATAAAGAACTTCATCAATCCACAGTGCTGTTGGATGCCCACTGTGATACCCTACTGAAACTTCATCAACATAAGAAATCATTGGGAGACAATTTAACCAATGGTCATATTGACTTAGGTAAACTAAAGGCTGGGGGAGTGAATGTTCAATTTTTTGCAATATTTATAGATCCTGATTATGGCGAAGCAAGGGGTTGTCAGCGGGCGCTGGAACTTATTGATGTGTACTATCAACAGTGTGACCAATATCAGGATCAGATTGTGCCAGCTACTAGCAGCAACGATATTCGGTTGGCGGTGCAAAATAAACAAATAGCCACTGTTTTAGCCATTGAAGGCGGAGAGGCGTTAGGCGGTAAATTGCATATGCTGAGAATTTACCACCTTTTAGGCGTACGTTGTCTAACGCTAACTTGGAATGGTCGTAATAGTATTGCCGATGGAGTGGGGGAGGGACAAACAAAGAGTGGTCTAACGAAATTTGGTCAATCAGTGGTAAAAGAAATGAACCACTTGGGGATGATAATTGATGTATCACATATTTCTGAAACAGGGTTTTGGGATGTGGTTAAATTAACCCATCAGCCTTTAGTAGCTACCCATTCTAATTGTGCCGCCCTATGTCAGCACCCCCGAAATTTAACAGATCAACAAATTAAAGCAATTGCTGCAACCAATGGAGTAATTGGCATTACTTTAGTACCTCAATTTGTTTCTCCAGAAAAACCAACCATAGAAAGCTATATTGATCACATTGATCATGTGGCTAACTTGTTAGGAAATACTAAACATATTGGTATTGGTACAGATTTTGACGGGGTAGATAAAACAATACCAGAAATATATGACTGCTCTATGTTACCGTTGATTGCGGAAAAACTGCTACATAGAGGGTATTCAAAGGATGATATCAACAATATTCTAAGTGGCAATTTTTTAAGGGTTTTCAGTGACGTGGTGGGGTAA
- a CDS encoding stage V sporulation protein S yields the protein MEVLKVSAKSNPNSVAGALAGVLRENGCAEMQAIGAGALNQAVKAVAIARGFVAPSGIDLICIPAFTDIMIDGEERTAIKLIVEPR from the coding sequence ATGGAAGTATTAAAAGTTTCAGCAAAATCCAATCCAAATTCTGTAGCTGGTGCCTTGGCCGGTGTGCTAAGGGAAAATGGTTGTGCAGAAATGCAAGCAATTGGAGCTGGGGCGTTAAACCAAGCCGTAAAAGCAGTTGCCATTGCCAGAGGGTTTGTTGCTCCAAGTGGAATTGACTTAATATGTATCCCAGCCTTTACTGATATTATGATTGATGGTGAGGAAAGAACCGCTATAAAATTAATCGTTGAACCACGTTAG
- a CDS encoding TIGR00282 family metallophosphoesterase: protein MRILMIGDIVGRAGRRAVKDCVPSIRNDFNVDFVIANGENAAGGNGITKAIANELFSYGVDMMTMGNHVWNQREIFTYIAKENRIIRPANYPPGTPGNGYNLYSVSGIKVAVINISGRVFMPEMDCPFRKVDEILLDVGQQTKVIVVDFHAEATSEKVAMGWHLASRVTAVVGTHTHVQTADERILPGGTAYITDLGMTGPRDSVIGVQKDIILKKFKTGLPQRFEVANTDYQFNAVLIDIDELTGEATNITRIYNIE, encoded by the coding sequence TTGCGCATTTTAATGATTGGGGACATTGTCGGCCGTGCCGGTCGTAGAGCTGTAAAGGACTGTGTGCCAAGTATAAGAAATGATTTTAACGTTGATTTTGTAATAGCCAATGGCGAAAACGCTGCTGGCGGCAATGGTATAACTAAAGCAATAGCCAATGAACTGTTTTCATATGGTGTGGACATGATGACTATGGGCAACCATGTGTGGAATCAAAGGGAGATATTTACATACATTGCTAAAGAAAATAGAATCATAAGACCGGCAAATTATCCGCCCGGCACACCGGGAAATGGTTACAACTTATATTCCGTTAGCGGAATAAAGGTGGCAGTTATCAATATTTCTGGCAGAGTATTTATGCCAGAAATGGATTGTCCCTTTAGAAAAGTTGATGAGATTTTGCTGGATGTTGGGCAGCAAACCAAAGTAATAGTTGTAGACTTTCATGCGGAAGCTACTTCAGAAAAGGTGGCTATGGGCTGGCATCTAGCCAGCCGGGTAACGGCGGTTGTTGGCACCCATACCCATGTGCAAACCGCTGATGAACGAATTTTACCCGGAGGCACTGCTTATATCACCGATTTAGGTATGACTGGTCCTCGGGATTCGGTCATTGGGGTGCAGAAGGACATAATACTAAAAAAATTTAAAACTGGACTTCCTCAAAGGTTTGAAGTGGCTAATACCGATTATCAATTTAATGCTGTGCTAATAGACATAGATGAGTTAACCGGTGAAGCCACCAACATCACTAGAATATATAATATAGAATAG
- a CDS encoding group II intron maturase-specific domain-containing protein: MDKIRELTSRSKSQSMNQRIKKINTYIIGWIGYYRLADTKSVFQSLDEWLRQRLRMCYLKQWKRSKTKRKKLVALGIPQEWAMLISGSRKYYQPIGGVKGWIFKTQRIS; this comes from the coding sequence ATGGACAAAATACGGGAATTAACGAGCCGTAGCAAAAGCCAGTCAATGAACCAAAGAATCAAGAAAATCAACACCTATATAATTGGGTGGATTGGTTATTACAGACTAGCTGATACAAAATCCGTATTTCAATCCCTTGATGAATGGCTACGACAGCGGTTACGAATGTGTTATCTAAAACAATGGAAGAGATCAAAAACGAAAAGAAAGAAGCTGGTGGCGCTAGGTATACCGCAAGAATGGGCAATGCTGATAAGTGGGTCACGTAAATATTATCAGCCTATAGGTGGTGTCAAAGGTTGGATTTTCAAAACACAGAGGATAAGCTGA
- the rny gene encoding ribonuclease Y — protein MESQSILIAIVAIMVGMAVGYFVRRSIAEAKIISAETEAKKIVEDAQRQAEAKKREAILEAKEETIKFRNEVEKEYKDRRNELQRLERRLTQKEEVLDRKADAIEKKEDILQRKETEIDKIKVETEKTFKQQLTELERISNMTSEEARQMLLADIEKEVQHDAALMIKDIEHKAKDEADKRARDIISLAIQRCAADHVAEATVSVVALPNDEMKGRIIGREGRNIRSFETLTGIDLIIDDTPEAVIVSGFDPIRREVARIALEKLISDGRIHPARIEEMVEKAQKDVEVQIREAGEQATFETGVHGLHPELVKLLGRLKFRTSYGQNVLKHSIEVCHLAGLMAAELGIDVQIAKRAGLLHDVGKAVDHEVEGPHVTIGVNLCQKYKESPEIIHAIAAHHGDEEPQTIEAVLVQAADAISAARPGARRETLESYIKRLQKLEEIANSFEGVDKSFAIQAGREIRIMVKPDKIDDLGAVRTAREITKQIENELDYPGQIKVIIIRETRVVDYAK, from the coding sequence GTGGAATCACAAAGTATTCTAATTGCCATTGTAGCTATTATGGTTGGCATGGCGGTGGGTTATTTCGTTAGAAGATCCATTGCAGAAGCCAAGATAATCAGTGCTGAAACAGAAGCAAAAAAAATAGTTGAAGATGCTCAACGTCAAGCAGAGGCTAAGAAAAGAGAAGCGATACTGGAAGCAAAAGAAGAAACGATTAAATTTCGAAACGAAGTTGAGAAGGAATATAAAGATCGACGTAATGAATTACAACGGTTAGAAAGACGTCTTACTCAAAAAGAAGAGGTTCTAGATCGTAAAGCTGACGCCATTGAAAAGAAAGAAGATATTTTACAGCGCAAGGAAACTGAAATTGATAAAATTAAAGTAGAAACCGAAAAAACTTTTAAACAACAATTGACTGAGTTAGAGCGCATATCAAATATGACTTCTGAAGAGGCCAGACAAATGTTGCTGGCGGATATTGAAAAAGAAGTCCAGCATGATGCAGCATTAATGATTAAGGATATCGAACATAAGGCGAAAGATGAAGCGGACAAAAGAGCAAGGGATATTATTTCATTGGCTATTCAGCGTTGTGCTGCTGATCACGTTGCTGAGGCCACTGTGTCTGTAGTTGCTTTGCCTAATGACGAAATGAAAGGTCGTATTATTGGACGTGAGGGTCGTAATATCCGATCATTTGAAACGTTAACAGGCATAGATTTAATTATTGACGATACACCAGAAGCGGTGATTGTATCAGGTTTTGACCCGATTCGGCGAGAAGTTGCGCGTATTGCTTTAGAAAAACTGATATCCGATGGACGTATTCATCCGGCTCGAATTGAAGAAATGGTGGAAAAAGCGCAAAAAGATGTAGAGGTACAAATTCGAGAAGCTGGAGAACAGGCTACTTTCGAAACCGGTGTTCACGGTTTACATCCTGAGTTAGTCAAGTTGTTAGGACGCCTAAAGTTTCGTACCAGTTACGGACAAAATGTACTTAAACATTCTATTGAAGTATGTCATTTAGCTGGCTTAATGGCGGCTGAACTGGGAATTGATGTTCAGATTGCTAAACGTGCTGGTTTATTACATGATGTTGGGAAGGCTGTGGATCATGAAGTGGAAGGTCCACACGTTACAATTGGTGTTAATTTGTGCCAAAAATACAAAGAAAGCCCAGAAATTATCCATGCCATTGCTGCCCACCACGGAGATGAAGAACCACAAACCATTGAAGCTGTTCTAGTACAAGCTGCAGATGCGATTTCTGCTGCCAGACCTGGTGCCAGAAGAGAAACGTTAGAGTCCTATATAAAACGTTTGCAGAAACTGGAAGAGATAGCTAATTCTTTTGAAGGTGTGGACAAGTCCTTTGCTATTCAGGCAGGACGGGAAATCCGTATCATGGTTAAACCGGATAAGATAGATGATCTAGGTGCTGTGAGAACTGCACGGGAAATTACCAAACAGATTGAAAATGAATTAGATTACCCAGGACAAATCAAAGTAATAATAATTCGTGAAACCCGTGTGGTTGATTATGCTAAATAA
- a CDS encoding regulatory protein RecX, which produces MRWLKIDRDLVKAKNYALRLLTYRQRSQHEIKNRLEQKGYDQCIIEQTLDFLKDCKLIDDYQFAQQYIYNKISSAKPVGVNRMKYELVQLGIDKDIVSDAVATIDYQTELDLAKKLVKRTINNKTSPPKSQKLVALLLRRGFSYNIIKEALRDFDLDVT; this is translated from the coding sequence ATGAGGTGGTTAAAAATAGATAGGGATTTGGTAAAGGCAAAAAACTATGCTTTAAGGTTACTGACATACCGCCAACGGAGTCAGCATGAAATAAAGAATAGGCTGGAACAAAAGGGTTATGATCAGTGTATAATTGAGCAAACCTTAGATTTTCTAAAAGATTGTAAACTGATTGATGATTACCAATTTGCCCAACAATATATATACAATAAAATTTCTAGTGCCAAACCAGTGGGCGTAAATCGTATGAAATATGAATTGGTTCAATTGGGAATAGATAAAGACATTGTATCAGATGCTGTTGCCACCATTGACTATCAAACAGAATTGGATTTAGCCAAAAAACTGGTAAAAAGGACCATCAATAACAAAACCAGCCCACCGAAATCACAGAAATTAGTTGCCCTTTTACTGCGCAGAGGATTTTCTTATAACATTATTAAAGAAGCCCTTAGGGACTTTGATTTGGATGTAACTTGA